In one window of Megalopta genalis isolate 19385.01 chromosome 4, iyMegGena1_principal, whole genome shotgun sequence DNA:
- the Nfs1 gene encoding nfs1 cysteine desulfurase produces MFRPARSLLSTLNRVKEYRAVHTSLQTLQDIIEYESVITDEYKRGPAEGRSLYLDAQATTPMDPRVLDKMMPYLTAYYGNPHSRTHMYGWESEAATELARSQVADIIGADKKEIIFTSGATECNNIAVKGVAKFYKAKKNHIVTTQTEHKCVLDSCRALQAEGFKVTYLPVKANGLIDIKELEAAITRETSLVSIMMVNNEIGVKQPIAEIGAICRKKKVFFHTDAAQAIGKIPIDVNTMNIDLMSISGHKIYGPKGVGALYVRRRPRVRVEPIQSGGGQERGMRSGTVPAPLAVGLGAACELAQTEMEYDHKYISMLSNHLIKKIMSNLPHVIRNGDENEWYPGCVNLSFAYVEGESLLMALKDVALSSGSACTSASLEPSYVLRAIGASEDLAHSSIRFGIGRFTTMEEIEFTAENTIRHVKRLRGMSPLWEMVEEGIDLKTIKWTQH; encoded by the exons ATGTTTCGGCCGGCAAGAAGCCTCTTATCGACtttaaatcgcgtcaaagaataTCGCGCAGTGCATACTAGTTTACAAACTTTACAAGATATTATAGAATATGAAT CCGTTATTACCGATGAATATAAAAGAGGTCCTGCTGAGGGTAGATCCCTTTATTTGGATGCTCAAGCAACTACCCCAATG gaTCCACGTGTATTGGATAAAATGATGCCCTATTTGACCGCATATTATGGAAATCCTCATTCTAGGACACATATGTATGGGTGGGAAAGTGAAGCAGCAACAGAGCTTGCACGTAGT CAAGTAGCAGATATAATAGGTGCTGATAAAAAGGAAATAATATTCACATCAGGGGCAACAGAATGCAACAACATAGCTGTAAAGGGGGTTGCAAAGTTCTACAAAGCTAAAAAGAATCATATTGTGACAACCCAGACA GAGCACAAATGTGTACTAGATTCCTGTAGAGCTTTGCAGGCAGAAGGGTTCAAAGTAACTTATCTACCAGTAAAGGCTAATGGTCTTATTGACATTAAGGAACTAGAAGCAGCAATTACACGTGAGACCTCTCTAGTCTCTATAATGATGGTAAATAATGAGATTGGTGTGAAGCAACCAATTGCAGAGATTGGTGCTATTTGTAG AAAGAAAAAAGTATTTTTTCATACAGACGCCGCTCAAGCGATCGGGAAAATTCCGATCGATGTTAATACTATGAATATCGATCTAATGTCTATAAGTGGACATAAAATATATGGTCCTAAAG GAGTTGGAGCTCTGTATGTGAGAAGAAGACCAAGAGTTCGTGTGGAACCCATTCAAAGTGGGGGTGGTCAAGAAAGAGGAATGCGGAGCGGTACCGTTCCTGCACCCTTAGCTGTAGGCTTGGGTGCAGCTTGTGAATTAGCGCAGACGGAAATGGAG TACGATCACAAATATATCTCAATGCTCTCAAACCacttaattaaaaaaataatgtcGAATTTGCCACACGTTATACGTAACGGGGACGAGAACGAGTGGTACCCTGGCTGCGTCAATCTATCCTTTGCCTATGTGGAAGGTGAATCCCTCTTAATGGCACTGAAGGACGTGGCCTTGAGCAGTGGTTCTGCTTGTACTAGCGCTAGTTTGGAGCCCAGTTATGTACTTAGAGCAATAGGAGCATCGGAAGATCTGGCACATTCCAGTATAAG ATTCGGTATTGGCCGTTTTACGACGATGGAAGAGATCGAGTTCACCGCTGAGAATACAATTCGGCATGTTAAAAGACTTCGGGGAATGAG TCCATTGTGGGAAATGGTTGAAGAGGGAATCGATCTGAAAACGATCAAGTGGACTCAGCACTAG